TGGAAGTGCCTTCACATTATCCTGAAACTTCGCTGCACAGTTTGTACATGACAACCCTTCTAAGCGATATACTTCTTTATTCGACATTTTCCTCATCTCCATGGGCTAACGCTGTTCTTATCAACGTCTTAATATGATCATCTTTAAGTTCATAAAATGCATTCTTACCTTGCTTTTCAACATTTACAATATGCGCTTTAAGCAAATATCTGAGATGATGGCTCGTTGTAGCCACCGTCGCACCGATAATGTTCGCCAGATCGCACACACATAATTTCTCTTCAAGCAGCAAACTATAGCAGATTGACAGACGATTCTTATCCGCTAACGCCTTATAGATTGAAAGCATCGGCGCTAAATCTACAACCTCCATATTTGCTTTAACACGTACTACTTTATGCTCATCAAATAAGTAAACATCACACACATCATTACCCATACATCCACCTCATTCAAATATATCTTTGAATATAGTATATACCAAACATAACATTCAAACAATGATTTGAATGTTATGTTTATTTCTTGTTACTACGGGAATCTAGATGATGAACAAATAATCAATAAGGGAGTTTTATCCATAATGGAATCAGGAAGTAATTATTTAAAGATCGAGATTAAGCTGGACAACAATGAAACGGTTTATCATTACGAGTTCTTCTCAACTGATGAGAAGATTGCGTACAATAACTTCATTACAAAATGCGACCGTAACGAAACAGGTTTCCTTCCAATTAACGACGGGGAACATAATAGCGCAATCAATCTAAATAAAATCGTCAAAATTACTCCGCTTGAAGCAACGGATATTTAAATAGTAAAAAGCACCTAACTTCTGTGTCAGGTGCTTTTTAACCTTCGTATCACATTCTCTTAATATTTATCCTCTTCGACTACTTTCTCCAAATAACTGTCTACGAGTTTACCGTGTTTATTAATACGTACTGCACATAGGTGCTCATAGTTCCCTGCACCTGTATCGATGTTTAATATATTACGTTTCTTATCATACTCCGGCTTACCGCTTTCAGTCGGGGTATGTCCTATCACTTGCAGCTTATGCATATTCTTCAGCTTTCCACGATAGCGTAATACACACCAGCTGCTTTCCGTACTAAACTTTCTAAAGTTCAGCCAGTTCACACCTGCATGTGTCACATAGAGTACATCATTTTCATAATAAAGTGGTAAACTATGCATCCATTCAATATCGCTGTCGAATTTCTTTACGGGATAATGCGATAACGTCCTTCTGTAGTTTTCTTTCATCTCTGACTTCGGTGTATGCTGCATCATATACTGTACCATCTTATATTCATGGTTCCCTTTAATACATACTGTATCCGGATACATATTGCATAGCTTTCTAATATAGTAGACCACATCTCTCGAATTACAGCCTTTATTAATATAATCTCCGACAAAGATGAGTTGTTCTTCGCCTTTTTTCCAATGCTTCATGATTTTCTTCAATGTAAAGAAACAGCCATGTACATCTCCAACAATAAAATAATTCATCTCTGCCATCCTCATAATAAAAATATGTGTAGTTACTGATTATAATTCAAACGCCGAAAAATCTAAAGAAAATATTGAAATAAACAGAAATAAATTATGAAACCCCTTACAATTTTCTTTCGGATTTTGATACAATTGTTATTGAATAAACAAAGAAGGATGTGAATGATTATGAGAAAAAGTATCGTAGCTTCGAGCTATCTGCAATTCTTCTCTAAGAAGAATCAAACACCAGGGTATACGAAAGTTCAACTTATCGGTTTAATTCTCGGTCCATTGTTATTCCTCTTATTTAATTTTCTTATCCAGTTAGAAGGTTTAACGCCTGCTGCACGCTTTGTTCTTGCATCAACACTGTGGATCGCAACGTGGTGGATTACTGAACCGATTCCAATTCCAGTCACTTCACTTTTACCACTTGTCTTGTTTCCAATGGGACAGATTATGGACAGTAACAAAGTTGCCGCAAACTATGGCAATGATATCATCTTCTTATTCATGGGAGGTTTTATCTTAGCGATTGCTATGGAGAAATGGAATCTGCATACAAGGCTCGCGCTGAATATTATCAATAAAATCGGGACGACAACGTCTAAAATCGTACTTGGCTTTATGATGGCAACCGGTGTAATGAGTATGTTCGTCTCTAACACAGCAGCGGTTATGATCATGATACCGATTGGACTGGCATTGATCAAAGAAGCTGAAGTACTCAGTCAGAATAATGTATCAGAGTCATTACAGAAGTTCGAGAAGACACTTGTGCTCGCAATCGGCTATGCTGGTACGATAGGAGGCATGGGAACATTGATCGGCACACCGCCACTTATTTTGCTTGCAGGTCAGATGAAAGCAATATTCGGATACGAAGTCAGCTTCGGTCAATGGATGCTCGTTGGTATCCCTTCAGTTATCGTCCTGTTATTAATTACGTGGGCATATTTAAACTATGTGGCGTTTAAGACAGATATGACAGAATTACCAGGTGGTCAGGCTGTCATTGAACGCGAGCTGAAAAAGTTAGGTAAGATTACGCGAGAAGAAATTATCATCTTATGTATCTTCTTACTTGCAGCATTCCTATGGATTATCAGAGGGTTTGTGTTCGTGAATATTCCTGCCCTTAAAATGATCCAGGATGGATCAATTGCAATGTTCATCTCGATATTATTATTCTTAATTCCGACGAAACGTCAACAAGGCCGTATCATTGACTGGTCAATTGCAAAGGAGATTCCATGGGGCGTACTGCTATTATTTGGTGGAGGATTAGCGCTGGCGAATGCAATTACAACAAGTAAACTTGATGCTTGGCTAAGCGACCAGCTGATCTTGTTAAAAGGATTACCGATTATCCTGATTATCGCAATTACCGCTTTATTCGTACTGTTCTTGACAGAGATTACCTCAAACACAGCAACTGCAACAATGATTCTGCCATTACTTGCTGCACTTGCGATATCAATAGATGTACATCCACTTGCATTAATGGTACCTGCTGCGATGGGTGCGAACTGTGCATTTATGTTACCAGTAGGTACACCACCAAATGCCATCGTATTCGGTACAGGAAAGGTCACAATCCGAGAGATGGCAAGTGCAGGATTCTGGCTAAACTTAATCAGCTGCGTGATCATCGTTATCGCTGTAATGGTATTACTACCAATCGTCTTCGGCATCGATATTTCACCATTTCCAGCTGCACTAAAATAAGGAACGGGCTATGACCCGTTCCTTATTTTTTGACGTCTCAATGAACTATCAGGATATTCCGTGATCTTATTTAATAACGGAAGATAAATCAGCAATGCAATCAGTGATAGCATATATATTGTGAGCAATACATATGAATGCAGATGAAATAGATTCACGGTACACATAATCAATAAATTAACGACAAAGATATACGCATAAATCTTCGTAATTTGTTTCTGCGATAAATAATGAATTTGTCCACACTTCGGACAAGGGGCTTTAACAGGAGCAATTAGCTGCCATGATGCTTTAAACATATCCTCATACTGATATGGATAATTGCACTTCTTACATCGATTCAATTCAATCTCCCTCTCTACTTACTAGTTCTCACATTATACCTAATTTTTTACAATAAATAAAGGCAGATGTATATTGTAATTTATACGTTTATCATGTAATCTATTGCTATCAAATATCAAAGAAGGTTTCTCAATGAAAAAGAAAAAAAGTAATCCATATCTCGTGATTATCAATGCATTCATTATCTTCTTAGCTATCGGTACATTG
Above is a window of Macrococcoides canis DNA encoding:
- a CDS encoding ArsR/SmtB family transcription factor, whose translation is MGNDVCDVYLFDEHKVVRVKANMEVVDLAPMLSIYKALADKNRLSICYSLLLEEKLCVCDLANIIGATVATTSHHLRYLLKAHIVNVEKQGKNAFYELKDDHIKTLIRTALAHGDEENVE
- a CDS encoding metallophosphoesterase family protein, yielding MNYFIVGDVHGCFFTLKKIMKHWKKGEEQLIFVGDYINKGCNSRDVVYYIRKLCNMYPDTVCIKGNHEYKMVQYMMQHTPKSEMKENYRRTLSHYPVKKFDSDIEWMHSLPLYYENDVLYVTHAGVNWLNFRKFSTESSWCVLRYRGKLKNMHKLQVIGHTPTESGKPEYDKKRNILNIDTGAGNYEHLCAVRINKHGKLVDSYLEKVVEEDKY
- a CDS encoding SLC13 family permease — its product is MIMRKSIVASSYLQFFSKKNQTPGYTKVQLIGLILGPLLFLLFNFLIQLEGLTPAARFVLASTLWIATWWITEPIPIPVTSLLPLVLFPMGQIMDSNKVAANYGNDIIFLFMGGFILAIAMEKWNLHTRLALNIINKIGTTTSKIVLGFMMATGVMSMFVSNTAAVMIMIPIGLALIKEAEVLSQNNVSESLQKFEKTLVLAIGYAGTIGGMGTLIGTPPLILLAGQMKAIFGYEVSFGQWMLVGIPSVIVLLLITWAYLNYVAFKTDMTELPGGQAVIERELKKLGKITREEIIILCIFLLAAFLWIIRGFVFVNIPALKMIQDGSIAMFISILLFLIPTKRQQGRIIDWSIAKEIPWGVLLLFGGGLALANAITTSKLDAWLSDQLILLKGLPIILIIAITALFVLFLTEITSNTATATMILPLLAALAISIDVHPLALMVPAAMGANCAFMLPVGTPPNAIVFGTGKVTIREMASAGFWLNLISCVIIVIAVMVLLPIVFGIDISPFPAALK
- a CDS encoding TIGR04104 family putative zinc finger protein translates to MNRCKKCNYPYQYEDMFKASWQLIAPVKAPCPKCGQIHYLSQKQITKIYAYIFVVNLLIMCTVNLFHLHSYVLLTIYMLSLIALLIYLPLLNKITEYPDSSLRRQKIRNGS